The Methylophilus sp. TWE2 region GTGGCCCCATCATGCCGGCTGCGCCACCATAAATCGTTTCAAAAATGCCTTTGTCCGTTTCATTTTTGGGATAGGTCCAATATTCATCCGCCAGGGCCGGGCCTAACTTGCCTTCCGCCAAATGCCCGTGGCATCCAGAACAGGCCGTTGAAAACAGCGTATAGCCTTTTTTGATGGCCTCTTCATTGTTGCGATATGGATTTTCGCCTGTTGCAAGAAAGTGCTTGGCTTCGGGGGTGAAGGTTTCATCCTCCATCGGCGAGACATCCAGCACATCGCCGGACAGCGTGCCACGGAACTCCAGTGCGGGACCATCTTTTAAAGCGAGCTGCACAGGCGCACTCTTAGCGCTCTCTTTGGCATTTGCAGACGCATCCTCTTTCGCACAGGCCACCGTTAAAAAAGCAGCCATCACCAGGCCTGATACGCCAAAAGCCACCGCCAGCTGCTGTTTTGCACGACGTGATTGCGGATGTTGACCCTGCAATTGTTGAGATTCTTTCAATTCAAACTCCAAAACTTGATTAACAAAATAGGGTGACTTAATGCAGGCTTAACAGAGGAATACCTTCATCCTTGAGGATGGCAGTGATCTCTGCGCCATGCGCATCAATGACACGATTCAAAGCATCCACCAGCTCGGGGCGCTGCTTGTTGACGCCCATGACGACGTTGTAGTGCATGGGGATTTTTTCACCGTTGGTTTTTTTGGCGGTATCTTCGACGATCACCATATTCAACGGCACTTCGGAGGCACGCACATAACGTGCAGCTTCTGGCGCCCACAACATCGCCATATGCAAATGCATATTGGCCACATCATTCACCAACCGGGAAGGCTCGACGTGAATGTAACGGTTGCGGGTGGACTGAAAATTCTGGATTTCAGTAAAGTAGTCAAACATATCGTCAAAACGATTAATTTGCAGCAACATGTTTTTGCCAGGACTATCCGGCATCACCCCAATACGGAAATTCTTCTCTTTAAGGTAGGGATGATCCCAGGAGGTCACATCAATTTCGCGGTCTTTGCGCGTAATAAACACATAGGCTGACCGGTAATAAGGCTTGGTAGTCAGCACACGCGGGTCATTCGGGTCAGTGCCTATCAACACATCACACTTACCTGCTTCCATGTCTTTTTGCAGGGTGAGTGGATTGGTCCACCAAAAGTAGTTGACTGGCATATTTAACGCTTTGCCAATCACGCTTGCAATCTTGTTTTCAAAGCCTTCTTGCTTGTCATTTGAAAAAGGTAACTCGGCCTTGCCAGCACAGATATTGAGTGCATTTGCAGCCATGGCAGGCAATGCCAAAAGGCTGAATGCCAGCGTGAGGCAGGTACTTACCCAGCCAGCACGGACTTTTTTTACATCAGGAAACATATTTGCTCTCTTCACTCTAGGGCTGAGAACAGGGCGACCGGCCCGCCTTGCGACTGACGGCCACCCTGCACACTACATCAACAGGTTCAGGACTTGAATTACAGGCTGAACACCATCAGGCCACCGCCCATTTGTGTGTGGTTTTGCAGTTCTTTGAACGCACCAACCGCACCCAAACCAGCACTTGGGTCTGTCAGGTCAAACACCAGACCAACACCTGGCCAGCCACCAACACCGTACATGCTGCCGATATACTGTTTACCCTTGAAGGAGTAAGTCATTGGAGAACCGATACCACCGGATGGCATCTTGAAGTTCCACAGCTCTTTACCGTCTTTGTTATCCAAGGCTTTCAGGTAACCGTCCAGCGTTGCGTACCAAACCAGGCCGCCTTTGGTGTACAAAGTACCGCCCCAAGCTGCAAATTTCTCCCACTTGGTCCATTTAGCTTTACCAGTGGTCAAGTCAAATGCGCGGATCTGACCCATTTCTTTCTTGGTTGGGCCGTTAGGGCCAGGGTACATCGCCAAGGTCGCACCAACGAAGAACTGACCGGCACGGTATGGCAGCATGAACGGCTCCCAGTCCATACAAATGTGGTTCAGGCCTGCGTACAAGGTACGGCTTTCAGGATCGTAAGAATCAACACCCTGGTTGTGGAAGCCCATCGCAGATGGACAAATATTGGTACCTTTGTGGTCCATACGGGTTGCGAACTCTGGATCACGTACTGGCGTACCTGATTTCAGATCAACCTTTTTGAACACGTTCACAGCCGGGTCCACTTTTTCAGCAACGATCAGGTTGCCGTTTTCACGGTTCAGTGTGTACAAGATACCGTTACGGTCAATGTGGCTCAGCAGCGGCGTCATTTTGCCGTTGACTGGTTGATCAGTCAGCACCATCTGGTTCACACCAGCAAAGTCCCACTCATCATGTGGCGTCTTTTGGTAGCCCCATTTCGCCATACCCGTGTCCAGGTCACGACCCCAGATAGTCATGGTCCACTTGTTGTCGCCAGGACGCATGGTTTCGTTCCATGGTGCAGGGTTGCCTGAACCGTAGTAGAACAGGTTCAATTTAGGATCGTAAGCATACCAACCCCAGTTTGTACCGCCACCGATTTTCCAGGCATCGCCTTCCCAGGTTTTCAGGCCCAGACCGAATTGACCGTAGTGTGGATTGTCTTTGTTGAAGTCTTTAGCCAGGCGGATAGACTCGTCAGAACCGGTTGCAAATGCACGCCATTTCAGCTCACCTGTTTTCAGGTCAAACGCGTTTACCGCACCGCGCACACCCAGCTCAGCACCCGAGCAACCCATCAACACAGTGTCTTTGGCGACGAATGGCGCCTGTGTCAGTGTTTGACCAACTTTAGGATCACAAACTTCGACTTCCCAATTGATCTTACCGGTTTTAGCATCCAAAGCCAGCAAATGGCCGTTTGCCTGTTTTTTAACAATTTGACCAGCACCATAAGCCAGACCACGGTCTACCACGTCACAGCACATCACAGCCTTGGTGGAAGCGTCTTGCTTGGGTTTGTGTTGCCAAACAATTTTGCCTGGATCGTTCAGGTTCAGGGCATATGTATTGTTTGGAAAAGCGGAGTGAATGTACATCATATCGCCGATGACCAATGGTGCACCTTCGTGACCATTCAAGACACCAGTGGAAAATGACCACGCAGCTTTCACGTTTTTAACATTGGATTTGTTGATTTGCGCCAATGGGCTGCTGTGCTGGCTGTAATAGCCACCAGTTGCGATTGGCCAGGCACCAGGCGTGTTCACCGCCTTGTCCAGGTCTGCATCTGCCATGGCCAGGCCGGAAAAGCTTGCAAACAAGCCCCCAACCAAAGCGCCAACAACGGCACGGGATGATTTCAGTTTCATACTTTCTCCTAATCTCTTAAGAATGCGTTTTTTAAGTGTTGTGGCAGACACCCCCCCGAATGCCGCACTTCACGAACCGAATTGTTAATAATTTGTAACAAAGGCAATAGATGAAAGATTCCCTATGATGGATTCAAGAATTCATTCCTACAGACTGGTCAATAAAGGGAATTTTTCACGGGGCAATGGCAATCAATGTGGTCTATAGTGCGCATGTCTGTACATGACCCTCATATTCGCGTGCAGAAGCAATTTGGAAGTATTTGGTCACCTCATCATGCATTCTTATAACCGGTCTATCCCTGTGATTACTGACATTCATAAGCTGGGCAAATTAAGCCGCTCCAGTCGCGACACGCTCATCGTGATCGCAGGCGTGGCACTGACTTTTGTCTTGTCATCACAATTTGACTTGGCCGAACGCGTCACTGCCTGGCTGCTGACCTATGAATATGCCCAGCTGGATGAAATCCCGCTCACCCTGTTTGTGTTTGTGTTGCTGAGTGTGTGGTTCAGCCAGCGACGCATGCGCGAGATCCATGCAGAAATTCAGCGCCGCAAACAAACTGAAATGCAGTTACGCAACAGCCAGCAACTCTATATCACGCTGTTTGATGGCGACCTGACCGGCAATGTGGTGCTGGATGTTGAAGGCAATATTGGCATGCACAATCGTGCTTTTGACCGTATCTGCCGTCCCCTTAGCACCCACCGCAACGCCAGCCGTCTGTTTTCTTTTCATTGGCCGGAGTTTGTGCTGCAGTTGCAGCACCACAAGGAAATCAACTTCAATAAACTGCAGATCCGTCGGCCGGATGGATTGCCTTGCTATGTCGGTGCGCGCTTTATTTACGTCCCGGCTGAGGATATTCATGATGACGCCCAGATTCATGGTTACCTGGTCGATATGACCGAGCAATGCCTGGTAGAGCAAGATCTTGAGCGCACTCTGAAAGAAAACCGGGTATTGGCGCGCCATGCCATGCAGGTGCAGGAACAAGAGCGCAAATATATTGCCAGCGAGATTCACGATGAAACCGGGCAATACCTGACCGCCATCCGCATGGATGCCCTGGCCTTGCAGAAAAGCTCACCGGAACAGGCCAATGTGATTGCCGTCCGCATTGCCTCCAACACGCAACATGTGCAGCAGTCCATCCGCAGGCTGATCAAACATTTGCGGCCACCCGCGCTGGATTCGCTTGGCCTGATTGGCGCCGTAGAACGACTGGTCAACGACTGGAAAAAGCTGAATACGCGGATTGAGTGTCACCTTGCGCTGGATATAGGCGAACAGGCACTCAATGAAGACATCAATATCGTGGCGTTCCGCGTCGTACAGGAAGCACTCACCAACATCTCACGTCACGCGCAAGCCAGTGAAGTCTGGATAGACATCAAGGTGATGATGCGCCAGGACAAGCCCACGCTGCAAATTGAAATCCGTGACAACGGCAAAGGCATGGATACGACACAAGCCACAGAAGGCGTTGGCCTGGTTGGCATGCGGGAACGTATCGAGTCGCTGCAAGGCAGTTTCAAGCTCATGAGTGGCTTGCAGGCGGGCACCATGATTACCGGACTGATTCCTTTACCGGGGCTGCAGCATGCCCTGCCCCCGGAAACTTCCACTTCAAACTCAGGAGTAAACGATTATGCAACACCGTAACTGGCTGGCCCTGCTTGCTTTCCTTTTGCCACTATCCCTTTCCGCCAAAGATTTGCTGACGGAAGAACGTCCTTTTCTGGATGCCTACAGCGGTAAATCTCGCCAATATGTAGAGGAAAATCTGGGAAAACCGGTTAAAAAGGAAACGGCTATCAAGCCACACAATGCCGACCAGATCCT contains the following coding sequences:
- the moxG gene encoding cytochrome c(L), periplasmic codes for the protein MKESQQLQGQHPQSRRAKQQLAVAFGVSGLVMAAFLTVACAKEDASANAKESAKSAPVQLALKDGPALEFRGTLSGDVLDVSPMEDETFTPEAKHFLATGENPYRNNEEAIKKGYTLFSTACSGCHGHLAEGKLGPALADEYWTYPKNETDKGIFETIYGGAAGMMGPQQGRLQVDEIIQIIAWIRHQAEENQKNGGAAPHG
- the moxJ gene encoding methanol oxidation system protein MoxJ; translated protein: MFPDVKKVRAGWVSTCLTLAFSLLALPAMAANALNICAGKAELPFSNDKQEGFENKIASVIGKALNMPVNYFWWTNPLTLQKDMEAGKCDVLIGTDPNDPRVLTTKPYYRSAYVFITRKDREIDVTSWDHPYLKEKNFRIGVMPDSPGKNMLLQINRFDDMFDYFTEIQNFQSTRNRYIHVEPSRLVNDVANMHLHMAMLWAPEAARYVRASEVPLNMVIVEDTAKKTNGEKIPMHYNVVMGVNKQRPELVDALNRVIDAHGAEITAILKDEGIPLLSLH
- a CDS encoding methanol/ethanol family PQQ-dependent dehydrogenase — encoded protein: MKLKSSRAVVGALVGGLFASFSGLAMADADLDKAVNTPGAWPIATGGYYSQHSSPLAQINKSNVKNVKAAWSFSTGVLNGHEGAPLVIGDMMYIHSAFPNNTYALNLNDPGKIVWQHKPKQDASTKAVMCCDVVDRGLAYGAGQIVKKQANGHLLALDAKTGKINWEVEVCDPKVGQTLTQAPFVAKDTVLMGCSGAELGVRGAVNAFDLKTGELKWRAFATGSDESIRLAKDFNKDNPHYGQFGLGLKTWEGDAWKIGGGTNWGWYAYDPKLNLFYYGSGNPAPWNETMRPGDNKWTMTIWGRDLDTGMAKWGYQKTPHDEWDFAGVNQMVLTDQPVNGKMTPLLSHIDRNGILYTLNRENGNLIVAEKVDPAVNVFKKVDLKSGTPVRDPEFATRMDHKGTNICPSAMGFHNQGVDSYDPESRTLYAGLNHICMDWEPFMLPYRAGQFFVGATLAMYPGPNGPTKKEMGQIRAFDLTTGKAKWTKWEKFAAWGGTLYTKGGLVWYATLDGYLKALDNKDGKELWNFKMPSGGIGSPMTYSFKGKQYIGSMYGVGGWPGVGLVFDLTDPSAGLGAVGAFKELQNHTQMGGGLMVFSL
- a CDS encoding histidine kinase, translated to MHSYNRSIPVITDIHKLGKLSRSSRDTLIVIAGVALTFVLSSQFDLAERVTAWLLTYEYAQLDEIPLTLFVFVLLSVWFSQRRMREIHAEIQRRKQTEMQLRNSQQLYITLFDGDLTGNVVLDVEGNIGMHNRAFDRICRPLSTHRNASRLFSFHWPEFVLQLQHHKEINFNKLQIRRPDGLPCYVGARFIYVPAEDIHDDAQIHGYLVDMTEQCLVEQDLERTLKENRVLARHAMQVQEQERKYIASEIHDETGQYLTAIRMDALALQKSSPEQANVIAVRIASNTQHVQQSIRRLIKHLRPPALDSLGLIGAVERLVNDWKKLNTRIECHLALDIGEQALNEDINIVAFRVVQEALTNISRHAQASEVWIDIKVMMRQDKPTLQIEIRDNGKGMDTTQATEGVGLVGMRERIESLQGSFKLMSGLQAGTMITGLIPLPGLQHALPPETSTSNSGVNDYATP